The following proteins come from a genomic window of Paenibacillus spongiae:
- a CDS encoding helix-turn-helix domain-containing protein, whose amino-acid sequence MTQMGLADQLGIRHQAVSNWERGETMPDISKLPQLAEVFGVSIDEILENGKGTELLKHMLNRTADGYLQQHELSIQEISEVAPILRTEQVEEVFESVKEKVALDELAPIAPFLSEELIGECARKSFDAGGLSSLLSMAPFISDEVLDECARKAFGQEGIHALQSIAPFLSEEVISECARSAYEAGGITSLVSIAPFISDEVLDECARKAFGQEGIHALQSIAPFLSDEAISECARSAYEAGGITSLVSMAPFISDEVLDECARKAYEQGGISVLQSIAPFISSDVIDECARKAYEQGGISALQTMAPFISRDVIDECARKAYEQGGISALQTMAPFISSDVIDECARKAYETGEKSSPPLFI is encoded by the coding sequence ATGACTCAGATGGGATTGGCGGATCAGCTTGGCATTCGCCATCAGGCGGTCAGCAACTGGGAACGGGGAGAGACGATGCCCGACATCTCCAAGCTTCCCCAGCTCGCTGAAGTATTTGGCGTAAGCATCGACGAGATTCTCGAGAATGGCAAAGGAACCGAGCTGCTCAAGCATATGCTCAACCGAACCGCCGACGGTTATCTGCAGCAGCATGAGCTATCGATACAGGAAATCTCGGAAGTTGCTCCGATACTTAGAACAGAGCAGGTCGAAGAGGTGTTTGAAAGCGTTAAAGAGAAGGTGGCATTAGACGAGCTTGCGCCTATAGCGCCGTTCTTGAGTGAAGAATTGATCGGCGAATGCGCGAGAAAGTCGTTTGATGCTGGAGGATTATCTTCTTTGTTATCCATGGCCCCATTCATCAGCGACGAAGTGCTGGACGAATGCGCGCGGAAAGCCTTCGGGCAGGAGGGGATTCATGCCCTTCAATCGATCGCGCCATTCCTTAGCGAAGAGGTGATTAGCGAATGCGCGAGAAGCGCATACGAAGCCGGCGGGATAACGTCTCTGGTATCGATAGCTCCCTTCATCAGCGACGAAGTGCTGGACGAATGCGCGCGGAAAGCCTTTGGACAGGAGGGGATTCATGCCCTTCAGTCGATCGCGCCATTCCTTAGCGATGAGGCGATTAGTGAATGCGCGAGAAGCGCATACGAAGCCGGCGGGATAACGTCTCTGGTATCGATGGCTCCCTTCATCAGCGATGAAGTGCTGGACGAGTGCGCGCGGAAAGCCTACGAGCAAGGAGGGATCTCTGTCCTTCAATCGATCGCGCCCTTCATTAGCAGCGATGTAATCGACGAATGCGCGCGGAAAGCCTACGAGCAAGGAGGGATCTCTGCCCTTCAAACGATGGCGCCCTTCATCAGCAGAGATGTAATCGACGAATGCGCGCGGAAAGCCTACGAGCAAGGAGGGATCTCTGCCCTTCAAACGATGGCGCCCTTCATCAGCAGCGATGTAATCGACGAATGCGCGAGAAAGGCCTATGAAACTGGAGAGAAATCATCTCCTCCGCTCTTCATCTAA
- a CDS encoding sensor histidine kinase: MPRLTRWISSLSIALKHFLFLFIGTLLLYGLLAWLNLKDAEQLFRKQVVSDAEIIIDRTNLYLNAYLDNVQSILLLLSARSDLLDEGKEDEAVKLLRQYAAPNSTLYRTLYLVRTDGKVLSNTQVNFEIMGNPALGSLLEQARSSYGVFITEPYESPLSGRTVAFVLPIAGKDRSFKGMAVVEIDLNKLTGLLATFMNTKNQTFAIVTGKGNAVQSFETSLPLSFYRLLPYHTDVFPPRLDSSFLAEMTNLKTGVSQIDGPTGKLVAVKAGMNRLGWHFIAFYEDSYFYQNITALYRNYGNVALVWVVLLLFGSYLLSRYFAHPIRTLVAKMNRVREVEVLSGITVNRNDEIGKLAKSYNAMMERIQHLVHEIKEAETRKQQYELKMLQSQIAPHFLYNTLACISSLAKQQKTGAVRETIKSLVGLLSFSFDKKSEFVTLEEELEGLRMYVHIQQVRYGDKFAVQLDTEPAALRCVMLKLTLQPLVENAIFHGLAPLKREGTIRIRTKLVRGRLVIIMRDNGAGMDAARLESVFLERRKAPSNKHRFTGIGVMNVHERIRLHYGEPYGLRIFSLPDIGTLIRIELPASLHDDMEAYP; the protein is encoded by the coding sequence GTGCCGCGATTGACCCGATGGATAAGCAGCCTAAGTATCGCGTTGAAGCATTTCTTGTTTCTGTTTATCGGCACGCTGCTGCTCTACGGCCTGCTCGCTTGGCTGAATTTGAAGGATGCGGAGCAACTGTTCCGCAAACAGGTGGTAAGCGATGCGGAGATCATCATCGATCGGACCAATCTCTACTTAAACGCCTATCTGGACAATGTGCAAAGCATATTGCTGCTGCTCTCAGCCCGTTCGGACCTGCTTGACGAGGGCAAGGAAGACGAAGCGGTGAAGCTTCTGCGTCAATACGCCGCGCCGAACAGCACGCTGTATCGGACGCTCTATCTGGTTCGGACCGATGGCAAGGTATTGTCCAATACGCAGGTCAACTTCGAAATAATGGGCAATCCCGCCCTCGGGAGCCTGCTGGAGCAAGCTAGAAGCAGCTACGGCGTCTTCATAACGGAGCCTTACGAATCGCCGCTGTCCGGCCGGACGGTCGCCTTCGTGCTTCCGATTGCCGGCAAGGACCGAAGCTTCAAAGGAATGGCGGTCGTGGAAATCGATTTGAACAAGCTGACCGGACTGCTCGCCACGTTCATGAATACGAAAAATCAGACGTTCGCGATCGTAACGGGCAAAGGAAATGCGGTGCAGTCGTTCGAAACCAGCCTGCCGCTCAGCTTCTACCGCCTGCTGCCCTATCATACGGATGTCTTTCCGCCCCGGCTCGATTCGTCATTTCTGGCGGAGATGACCAATCTTAAAACGGGCGTGTCGCAAATCGACGGGCCGACCGGCAAGCTGGTTGCGGTCAAGGCCGGGATGAACCGGCTCGGGTGGCATTTTATTGCATTCTACGAAGACAGCTATTTCTATCAGAATATAACGGCGTTATACCGCAATTACGGGAATGTCGCCCTGGTTTGGGTGGTCCTGCTGCTGTTCGGTTCCTACTTGCTGAGCCGGTATTTCGCCCATCCCATCCGGACGCTGGTCGCCAAGATGAACCGGGTGCGGGAGGTGGAGGTGCTGTCTGGCATTACGGTAAACCGGAACGACGAAATCGGCAAGCTGGCCAAAAGCTACAACGCGATGATGGAACGCATTCAACACCTAGTGCACGAAATAAAAGAAGCCGAGACGCGCAAGCAGCAGTACGAGCTCAAAATGCTGCAGAGCCAGATCGCGCCGCATTTCCTGTACAATACGCTCGCCTGCATAAGCAGTCTTGCGAAGCAGCAGAAAACCGGTGCAGTTCGGGAAACGATCAAATCGCTCGTCGGTCTGCTCTCGTTCAGCTTCGACAAGAAGAGCGAGTTCGTGACGCTGGAGGAGGAACTGGAAGGCTTGCGGATGTACGTTCATATCCAGCAGGTGAGATATGGAGACAAATTTGCAGTGCAGCTCGATACCGAACCGGCCGCGCTGCGCTGCGTCATGCTGAAGCTGACTTTGCAGCCGCTCGTGGAGAACGCGATCTTTCACGGACTTGCGCCGCTGAAACGGGAAGGAACAATTCGGATTCGCACGAAGCTGGTCCGCGGGCGGCTCGTCATCATTATGCGGGACAACGGGGCGGGGATGGATGCGGCCCGTCTCGAGAGCGTCTTCTTGGAGCGGCGGAAGGCGCCGTCTAACAAGCACCGGTTTACGGGCATCGGCGTTATGAACGTGCACGAACGTATCCGGCTTCATTACGGAGAGCCCTACGGTCTCCGTATTTTCAGTCTGCCGGACATAGGCACGCTGATTCGGATCGAGCTCCCAGCTTCCCTGCATGATGATATGGAAGCATACCCGTAA
- a CDS encoding ABC transporter permease — protein MLLPGVIYYILFRYLPMYGVIIAFKDYSMVDGILGSGWADPWYKYFTQFFNSPYFSQLLVNTFLISFYKLIFGIVPPIAMALLLNECRLKWFKSVVQTLTYMPHFLSWVIIYGILLALMSQSSGLFNRLLEDAGLSSIPFLTSPDHFRAILVGSEIWKDLGWGAIIYLAAMTGIDPTLYEAAKVDGSGRLRMIWHITLPGIRNVIVLLLILKLGQIMDAGFDQIYILYNIQVYSVADILDTWVFRTGLQQLNFSLGAAVGLFKSAIGLVLVLGSNQLAKKWGEGIW, from the coding sequence ATGCTGCTGCCTGGAGTTATTTACTACATTTTGTTCCGCTATTTGCCCATGTACGGGGTCATCATCGCATTCAAGGATTACAGCATGGTTGACGGCATTCTCGGCAGCGGTTGGGCGGATCCGTGGTACAAATACTTCACGCAATTTTTCAATTCGCCTTATTTCTCGCAACTGCTCGTCAATACGTTTCTGATCAGCTTCTACAAGCTCATATTTGGTATCGTGCCGCCGATCGCCATGGCGCTGCTTCTCAACGAATGCCGGTTGAAGTGGTTCAAGTCCGTCGTACAGACGCTGACGTACATGCCGCATTTCCTGTCGTGGGTTATTATTTACGGCATTCTGCTCGCGCTCATGTCGCAGAGTTCCGGCTTGTTCAACCGTTTGCTCGAGGATGCGGGCTTGTCGTCCATTCCATTCCTGACATCCCCCGACCATTTCCGCGCGATTCTAGTGGGTTCGGAAATATGGAAGGACCTCGGTTGGGGAGCGATCATTTATTTGGCGGCGATGACGGGCATCGATCCGACTCTCTATGAGGCGGCGAAGGTCGACGGCTCCGGGAGACTGCGGATGATCTGGCATATTACGCTCCCCGGCATCCGCAACGTGATCGTGCTGCTGCTCATTCTGAAGCTCGGTCAGATCATGGACGCCGGCTTCGATCAGATTTATATTTTATACAACATTCAGGTGTATTCGGTAGCCGATATTCTCGATACCTGGGTGTTCCGCACCGGTCTCCAGCAGCTTAATTTCAGTCTTGGAGCGGCGGTCGGCCTGTTCAAATCGGCCATCGGCCTCGTGCTCGTGCTCGGCTCCAATCAATTGGCCAAGAAATGGGGCGAAGGCATATGGTAA
- a CDS encoding response regulator transcription factor, with product MMSKPVLTVLIVDDEQPLREDLRSFPWPDYGAELAGEAENGEEALQMCDGLRPDVVITDITMPVMDGLELCRRLRGRYPLTQIVLLTCHSEFEYAREALKLGALDYLIKVALDEEDMRAVLDKAREAIRREYANRRSERYGRRTELSRLLAQLLKEGEGPDDLVGRLWAGDASAIPEKGEVASPLITARLHAVFKPEYRYEVIVALHQALDEQRLLPHDQFDWTPLGESDHMLWFNSASSAAWDREQFRQTAEKLMIALQHGLDRQLPYLSGEVKLYTLLGGPVTDTAGLLAAIKRSEPGPSIAYFHNSGEVLSDSQAAGRPESAESGTGEPRKWRKEVQLAMQLMARKLAEPITLTSIAEEVGLSSFYLSRLFREETGESFNDYLTRLRIDQAIRLLQTTSLKVYEVAGRVGIPSYRYFSVVFRGRTGVSPTEFKKG from the coding sequence ATGATGTCCAAGCCTGTGCTAACGGTTCTGATCGTAGATGACGAGCAGCCGCTGCGGGAAGATCTGCGCTCTTTTCCTTGGCCGGATTATGGGGCGGAGCTTGCAGGCGAAGCGGAGAACGGGGAAGAAGCGCTGCAGATGTGTGACGGCTTGCGGCCGGATGTTGTCATTACCGACATTACGATGCCGGTCATGGACGGGCTTGAGCTGTGTCGGCGGCTTCGCGGCCGTTATCCGCTAACCCAGATCGTACTGCTCACGTGCCACAGCGAATTCGAATATGCCCGGGAAGCGCTGAAGCTCGGGGCACTCGACTATTTGATCAAAGTGGCGCTGGACGAGGAAGATATGCGGGCGGTACTGGACAAAGCACGGGAAGCGATCCGCCGTGAGTATGCCAACCGGCGCAGCGAGCGGTACGGAAGACGCACCGAGCTGTCGCGGCTGCTGGCTCAGCTGCTGAAAGAAGGCGAAGGACCGGACGATCTGGTCGGGCGGCTATGGGCCGGCGATGCAAGCGCAATCCCGGAGAAGGGTGAAGTGGCAAGCCCGCTTATTACGGCCAGGCTGCATGCGGTGTTCAAGCCGGAATACCGCTACGAAGTCATCGTTGCGCTGCATCAGGCTCTGGACGAGCAGCGGCTGCTTCCGCACGATCAGTTCGATTGGACGCCGCTTGGCGAATCGGATCATATGCTGTGGTTTAATTCCGCTTCCTCTGCGGCATGGGACCGGGAACAATTCAGGCAAACGGCGGAGAAACTGATGATTGCGCTGCAGCATGGACTCGACCGCCAGCTTCCTTACTTAAGCGGAGAGGTAAAGCTGTATACGCTCCTGGGAGGTCCCGTAACCGACACGGCGGGTTTGCTTGCGGCGATCAAGCGGTCGGAGCCGGGGCCGTCGATCGCCTACTTCCACAATTCCGGCGAAGTGCTATCCGATTCGCAGGCAGCCGGCCGCCCCGAGTCCGCAGAGAGCGGAACGGGGGAGCCCCGGAAATGGCGCAAGGAAGTGCAATTGGCGATGCAGTTGATGGCGCGGAAGCTTGCGGAACCGATAACGTTGACGTCGATTGCGGAGGAGGTCGGATTGAGCTCTTTTTATTTAAGCCGGCTGTTCCGGGAAGAAACCGGGGAATCGTTCAACGATTATTTGACCCGGCTGAGAATCGATCAGGCCATCCGGCTGCTGCAGACGACGTCGCTGAAAGTGTACGAAGTAGCCGGGCGGGTCGGCATACCGAGCTACCGTTATTTCTCCGTCGTATTCCGAGGAAGAACCGGTGTCTCCCCCACCGAATTCAAGAAAGGATGA